A portion of the Chromobacterium sp. IIBBL 290-4 genome contains these proteins:
- the odhB gene encoding 2-oxoglutarate dehydrogenase complex dihydrolipoyllysine-residue succinyltransferase, with the protein MLIEVQVPQLPESVSEAALMSWHKKVGEFVNRDENLIDLETDKVVLELPAPQAGVLVEIVEQDGATVTSGQLLARIDTAAKAGAAAPAAAAAPAPTAAPAPVQAAPVAGAAAMPSAAKLAAETGVDLSKVAGSGRDGRVLKEDVQAAAKQSAPSQAGPVIASAGVALSSTPAAVNVAGILSGRAEQRVPMSRLRQRVAERLLLSQQTNAILTTFNEVNMKPVMDLRAKYKDRFEKEHGIKLGFMGFFVKAAVAALKKYPIVNASVDGNDIVYHGYFDIGVAVGSPRGLVVPVIRNADQLSLAEIEKQIADFGKRAQEGKLTVEELTGGTYTISNGGTFGSMMSTPIINPPQSAILGMHATKERAVVENGQVVVRPMMYLAQSYDHRIIDGREAVLSLVAIKDAIEDPARLLLDL; encoded by the coding sequence ATGCTGATTGAAGTCCAAGTCCCGCAACTGCCCGAGTCCGTATCCGAAGCCGCCCTGATGAGCTGGCACAAGAAGGTGGGCGAATTCGTCAACCGCGACGAAAACCTGATCGACCTGGAAACGGACAAAGTCGTGCTGGAACTGCCGGCCCCGCAAGCCGGCGTGCTGGTGGAAATCGTTGAGCAAGACGGCGCGACCGTCACCTCCGGCCAATTGCTGGCCCGCATCGACACCGCCGCCAAGGCTGGCGCAGCCGCCCCGGCCGCTGCCGCCGCTCCGGCCCCCACAGCCGCTCCGGCTCCGGTTCAAGCCGCTCCGGTTGCCGGCGCCGCCGCCATGCCGTCCGCCGCCAAACTGGCCGCCGAAACCGGCGTGGACCTGTCCAAGGTGGCCGGTTCCGGCCGCGATGGCCGCGTGCTGAAGGAAGACGTGCAAGCCGCCGCCAAGCAATCCGCTCCGTCGCAAGCCGGCCCGGTGATCGCCAGCGCCGGCGTGGCGCTGTCCTCCACCCCGGCAGCGGTAAACGTGGCCGGCATCCTGTCCGGCCGCGCCGAACAGCGCGTGCCGATGTCGCGCCTGCGCCAGCGCGTGGCCGAGCGCCTGCTGCTGAGCCAGCAGACCAACGCCATCCTCACCACCTTCAATGAAGTGAACATGAAGCCGGTGATGGACCTGCGCGCCAAGTACAAGGACCGTTTCGAGAAGGAACACGGCATCAAGCTGGGTTTCATGGGCTTCTTCGTCAAGGCCGCCGTGGCCGCGCTGAAGAAATACCCGATCGTGAACGCCTCGGTTGACGGCAACGACATCGTCTACCACGGCTACTTCGACATCGGCGTGGCCGTGGGCAGCCCGCGCGGCCTGGTGGTGCCGGTGATCCGCAACGCCGACCAGCTGTCCCTGGCCGAGATCGAGAAGCAGATCGCCGACTTCGGCAAGCGCGCCCAGGAGGGCAAGCTGACGGTGGAAGAGCTGACCGGCGGCACTTACACCATCTCCAACGGCGGCACCTTCGGTTCGATGATGTCCACCCCCATCATCAACCCGCCGCAATCGGCGATCCTGGGCATGCACGCCACCAAGGAGCGCGCCGTGGTTGAGAACGGTCAAGTGGTGGTGCGTCCGATGATGTATCTTGCCCAGTCCTACGACCACCGCATCATCGACGGTCGCGAAGCGGTGCTGAGCCTGGTGGCCATCAAGGACGCCATAGAAGATCCGGCTCGCCTGCTGCTCGACCTGTAA
- a CDS encoding 2-oxoglutarate dehydrogenase E1 component: MMQSMYSHSYLFGGNAPFIEELYEQYLADVNSVPQEWRDYFDKLAQSPGAAERDVPHQPIQESFIQLAKKPVIGQRGAAATDWEAMQKQVGVLKLISAYRVLGARQANLDPLKRMDQEIVRELDPATHGLTDADMAVQFNAGSLVGAQKLPLSDILSRLKQTYCGNIGVEYMHITQSSEKHWVQKRFEGDLSTPRYDADKKKRILKQITAAETLERYLHTKYVGQKRFSLEGGESAIAALDHLIQNATSQGVQELIIGMAHRGRLNVLVNTLGKQPRDLFAEFEGKAAQQMASGDVKYHMGFSSDIPTANGPMHVSLAFNPSHLEIVNPVVEGSVRARQERRKDSERKTVVPVLIHGDSAFGGLGVNQGTFNLSQTRGYGTGGTIHIVINNQVGFTTSDTRDIRSTMYCTDVAKMVEAPILHVNGDDPEAVCYVMQAALDYRMTFKKDVVIDLVCYRKLGHNEGDDPFLTQPMMYKKIAKHQGVRAMYAERLAKEGVLKTEESDAQIQAYRDALDKGEHVEQTTLSNYKREHALDFSQYLGTHWAHPTDTSLPQADLQRLTDKFTTLPDGFKLHPTVQKVLTARKAMAAGEQPVDWGMAETLAYASLVTNGYGVRISGEDSGRGTFSHRHAVLHDQNRERWDQGAYVPLRNMSDNQADFLVIDSILNEEAVLAYEYGYACSSPDQLVIWEAQFGDFANGAQVAIDQFISSGETKWGRLCGLTNILPHGYDGQGPEHSSARVERWLQLCAEHNMQIVMPSEAGQMFHLLRRQVLRPYRKPLVIFLSKRLLRFKDSMSPIADLSSGSFRPVIGDSVVKDGKKVKRVVLCAGQVYYDLAAGRKERGLEEEVAIVRIEQLYPFPTEQVAAELARFPQAKEVMWVQEEPRNQGAWYQIRHRLEGLLSSKQQLSFAGRPSSASPAVGYMSKHVAQLKAFVEEAMTVSR; encoded by the coding sequence ATGATGCAATCCATGTACAGCCATTCCTACCTGTTCGGCGGGAATGCCCCGTTCATCGAGGAGCTGTACGAACAGTACCTCGCTGACGTCAATTCCGTGCCGCAGGAGTGGCGCGACTATTTCGACAAGCTGGCCCAATCGCCGGGCGCCGCCGAGCGCGATGTGCCGCACCAGCCCATCCAGGAATCGTTCATCCAGCTGGCCAAAAAGCCGGTGATCGGCCAGCGCGGCGCCGCCGCCACCGATTGGGAAGCGATGCAAAAGCAGGTGGGCGTGCTGAAGCTGATCTCCGCCTACCGCGTGCTGGGCGCGCGCCAGGCCAATCTGGACCCGCTGAAGCGGATGGACCAGGAGATCGTGCGCGAGCTGGATCCGGCTACCCACGGCCTCACCGACGCCGACATGGCGGTGCAGTTCAACGCCGGCTCGCTGGTGGGCGCGCAGAAGCTGCCGCTGTCCGACATCCTGTCGCGTCTGAAGCAGACCTACTGCGGCAATATCGGCGTGGAATACATGCACATCACCCAATCGTCTGAAAAGCATTGGGTGCAGAAGCGCTTCGAGGGCGACCTGTCCACGCCGCGCTACGACGCCGACAAGAAAAAGCGCATTCTGAAGCAGATCACCGCGGCCGAAACGCTGGAGCGCTACCTGCACACCAAGTATGTGGGCCAGAAGCGCTTCTCGCTGGAAGGCGGCGAATCCGCCATCGCGGCGCTGGACCACCTGATCCAGAACGCCACCTCGCAAGGCGTGCAGGAACTGATCATCGGCATGGCCCACCGCGGCCGCCTGAACGTGCTGGTCAACACCCTGGGCAAACAGCCGCGCGACCTGTTCGCCGAGTTCGAAGGCAAGGCCGCCCAGCAGATGGCCTCCGGCGACGTGAAGTACCACATGGGCTTCTCGTCCGACATCCCGACCGCCAATGGCCCGATGCACGTGTCGCTGGCATTCAACCCCTCCCACCTGGAAATCGTCAACCCAGTGGTGGAGGGCTCGGTTCGCGCGCGCCAGGAGCGCCGCAAGGACAGCGAACGCAAGACCGTGGTGCCGGTATTGATCCACGGCGACTCCGCCTTCGGCGGCCTGGGCGTCAACCAGGGCACCTTCAACCTGTCGCAAACCCGCGGCTACGGCACCGGCGGCACCATCCACATCGTCATCAACAACCAGGTGGGCTTCACCACTTCGGATACTCGCGACATCCGCTCGACGATGTATTGCACCGACGTGGCCAAGATGGTCGAAGCGCCTATCCTGCACGTGAACGGCGATGATCCGGAAGCCGTCTGCTACGTGATGCAGGCCGCGCTGGACTACCGCATGACCTTCAAGAAGGATGTGGTCATCGACCTGGTGTGCTATCGCAAACTGGGCCACAACGAGGGCGACGATCCCTTCCTGACCCAGCCGATGATGTACAAGAAGATCGCCAAGCACCAAGGCGTGCGCGCGATGTACGCCGAGCGTCTGGCCAAGGAAGGCGTGCTGAAGACTGAAGAGTCCGACGCGCAGATCCAGGCCTACCGCGACGCGCTGGACAAGGGCGAGCATGTCGAACAGACCACGCTGTCCAACTACAAGCGCGAACACGCGCTGGATTTCAGCCAGTATCTGGGCACCCACTGGGCGCACCCGACCGACACCTCGCTGCCGCAGGCCGATCTGCAGCGCCTGACCGACAAGTTCACCACGCTGCCGGACGGCTTCAAGCTGCACCCGACCGTGCAGAAGGTGCTGACTGCCCGCAAGGCGATGGCCGCCGGCGAACAGCCGGTGGATTGGGGCATGGCCGAAACGCTGGCCTACGCCAGCCTGGTGACCAATGGCTACGGCGTGCGCATCTCCGGCGAAGACTCCGGCCGCGGCACCTTCAGCCACCGCCACGCCGTGCTGCACGATCAGAACCGCGAACGCTGGGACCAGGGCGCTTACGTGCCGCTGCGCAATATGTCCGACAACCAGGCCGATTTCCTGGTGATCGACTCCATCCTGAACGAAGAAGCGGTGCTGGCCTATGAATACGGCTATGCCTGTTCCTCTCCGGACCAGCTGGTGATCTGGGAAGCCCAGTTCGGCGACTTCGCCAACGGCGCCCAGGTGGCCATCGACCAGTTCATTTCCTCCGGCGAAACCAAGTGGGGCCGTCTGTGCGGCCTGACCAACATCCTGCCGCACGGCTATGACGGCCAGGGCCCGGAACACTCCTCCGCCCGCGTCGAGCGCTGGCTGCAACTGTGCGCCGAGCACAATATGCAGATCGTGATGCCGTCCGAAGCCGGCCAGATGTTCCACCTGCTGCGCCGCCAGGTGCTACGCCCGTATCGCAAGCCGCTGGTGATCTTCCTGTCCAAGCGCCTGCTGCGCTTCAAGGACTCGATGAGCCCGATCGCAGACCTGAGCTCCGGCAGCTTCCGCCCGGTGATCGGCGACAGCGTGGTCAAGGACGGCAAGAAGGTCAAGCGCGTGGTGCTGTGCGCCGGCCAGGTGTATTACGACCTCGCCGCCGGCCGCAAGGAACGCGGTCTGGAGGAAGAAGTGGCCATCGTCCGCATCGAACAGCTGTACCCGTTCCCGACCGAGCAGGTGGCCGCCGAGCTGGCGCGCTTCCCGCAGGCCAAGGAAGTGATGTGGGTGCAGGAAGAGCCGCGCAACCAGGGCGCCTGGTACCAGATCCGCCATCGCCTGGAAGGCCTGCTGTCGTCCAAGCAGCAATTGTCCTTCGCCGGTCGTCCGTCGTCCGCTTCGCCGGCCGTCGGCTATATGAGCAAGCACGTCGCCCAGCTGAAGGCCTTCGTCGAAGAAGCGATGACGGTTTCCCGCTGA